The Neodiprion virginianus isolate iyNeoVirg1 chromosome 5, iyNeoVirg1.1, whole genome shotgun sequence genome contains a region encoding:
- the LOC124304834 gene encoding uncharacterized protein LOC124304834 codes for MMSGATEDETESRCSDLFRSEHLQEYLGRVVETLGIRSPKFCVTLGSKVGDNYAGVIYRVEIEGQRNGVPVKIQTIFKIPPTNEIVREIMQIEHLFLREHEFYSEIVPIFKEFLQAHRKTLGNIPECYFSTSIDHKEAICMEDLQSKGFVMRDRIKQLDFAHASLVLRALGRFHAVSFGLRDQKQEVFARKISHHKEPLFRPDVVQHPSFIERCAILENLVKMALADEDPRYTKRFTEFRKTVTCDDFACPFTGCNAEPYAVLNHGDLWTNNLLFKYDEDHGEPQDLYFLDFQSVRYVSPAIDISYVLFCSCNQELRNRHFDELIKIYHESLSAYLYELGSEPQKLFPYEELLRQMRKFSTSTGITAMMVLPAFTSQGDDVKAFEALNSDIADSEDRIQRDYFWRNTLRDTYKDLIDRNYI; via the exons ATGATGTCGGGAGCAACTGAAGATGAGACGGAATCTCGTTGTTCAGACTTGTTTAGATCGGAACATCTCCAAGAATACTTGGGACGGGTCGTTGAAACGCTGGGGATTAGAAGTCCCAAGTTCTGCGTAACACTTGGTTCAAAAGTGGGTGACAATTACGCGGGCGTGATTTATCGTGTCGAAATTGAGGGCCAGAGAAACGGAGTACCtgtcaaaattcaaacgatttttaaaattcctcCCACGAATGAAATCGTTCGCGAAATAATGCAAATCGAACATTTGTTCTTGCGGGAACACGAGTTCTACTCCGAAATCGTGCCGATATTCAAGGAGTTCTTACAAGCTCATCGCAAGACATTAGGAAATATTCCAGAGTGCTATTTTTCTACCAGCATCGATCACAAGGAG GCGATTTGTATGGAAGATTTGCAGTCGAAGGGATTCGTGATGCGCGACCGAATAAAGCAGCTGGATTTTGCGCATGCATCTCTCGTTCTGCGTGCTCTGGGACGATTTCACGCAGTGAGTTTTGGGCTTCGCGATCAGAAGCAGGAAGTCTTCGCAAGAAAAATATCCCACCATAAGGAACCGCTTTTCAGACCGGATGTGGTGCAGCACCCGAGTTTTATTGAGCGTTGCGCAATTCTGGAGAACCTAGTTAAAATG GCTCTCGCCGATGAGGATCCGCGGTACACGAAAAGATTTACGGAGTTTCGAAAAACTGTCACCTGCGACGACTTCGCCTGTCCGTTCACAGGATGTAACGCCGAACCGTATGCGGTTTTGAATCACGGGGACTTATGGACGAACAATTTGCTTTTCAAGTACGACGAG GACCACGGGGAACCACAGGACTTATactttttggattttcaatcAGTGCGTTACGTGTCACCGGCGATAGACATTTCGTACGTGCTATTCTGCAGCTGCAACCAAGAGTTGAGGAACAGACACTTCGACGAGTTGATAAAAATCTACCACGAATCGCTGTCAGCTTATCTTTATGAGCTTGGCTCTGAACCCCAGAAACTGTTTCCTTATGAAGAATTATTGAGgcaaatgagaaaatttagtaCCAGTACTGGTATAACAGCTATGATGGTTCTTCCGGCTTTCACTAGCCAAGGAGATGACGTCAAGGCTTTCGAGGCATTAAATAGCGATATTGCGGATTCAGAAGATCGAATTCAGAGAGACTATTTCTGGCGGAACACTTTGAGAGACACTTACAAAGATTTGATAGACAGAAACTATATTTAA
- the LOC124304835 gene encoding dynein axonemal light chain 1-like codes for MSGVGKPTTCKDAIRRWEEATGLEASSAVEVNLSFQWPPIEKMDNALSVLVMCEKLTLSTNMIEKIAGISSLKNLKILSIGRNLIKAFSGLEPLIETLEELWISYNSIEKMKGITCMKNLRVLYMSNNLVREWNELSKLQELPSLRDLLFVGNPLCDGLETEAWRAEVARRLPNLEKLDGEPIIRTEDGPLGALAKTECPPLPKSPEQTAG; via the exons ATGTCTGGCGTGGGAAAGCCTACCACGTGTAAAGATGCTATCAGAAGATGGGAGGAAGCAACCGGACTTGAAGCGTCTTCCGCGGTCGAAGTTAACCTCAGTTTTCAGTGGCCACCGATCGAGAAAATGGATAACGCTTTGTCTGTCCTCGTAATGTGTGAAAAACTTACCTTGTCGACTAACATGATCGAGAAGATTGCTG GTATTTcgtcattgaaaaatttgaaaattctctcGATCGGTCGGAATCTAATCAAGGCATTCTCCGGCCTCGAACCGCTGATAGAAACATTAGAGGAGTTGTGGATATCGTACAACAGCATCGAAAAAATGAAGGGAATAACTTGCATGAAGAACCTCAGAGTTTTGTACATGTCGAACAACTTGGTACGCGAATGGAACGAGTTGTCCAAGCTTCAGGAGTTGCCGAGCCTTAGAGATCTGCTTTTCGTTGGAAATCCTCTCTGCGATGGTTTAGAG ACGGAAGCTTGGAGAGCAGAAGTAGCCAGGCGTCTTCCAAACTTGGAGAAACTCGACGGAGAGCCAATTATTCGCACGGAGGATGGACCCTTGGGAGCTTTGGCGAAAACCGAATGTCCACCATTGCCAAAATCGCCGGAGCAAACAGCGGGATGA